One Actinomadura viridis genomic region harbors:
- a CDS encoding Leu/Phe/Val dehydrogenase, whose translation MPNVFGSPHKGTGPMDQGSDAPAAGTSRFGNHEQVVFCQDEASGLRAIIAIYSTALGPALGGTRFYPYGSEDEALADVLNLSRGMAYKNALAGLDHGGGKAVIIGDPATDKSEPLLRAYGRFVQSLNGRYFTACDVGTYSEDMDVVARESRFVTGRTREHGGAGDSSILTAFGVFQGMRAAAETLWGSPTLRGRRVGVEGVGKVGHRLVEHLREDGAEVVICDVSEAAVERVKTLHPEVEVVADNAALIRAGLDVYAPCALGGSLDDDTVPALTAKMVCGAANNQLAHAGIEKRLADRGVLYAPDYVVNSGGVIQVADEIEGFDFERARSRASGIFETTRRIFALAAEEGVPPAVAADRLAERRMSAVGRIRGIWL comes from the coding sequence GTGCCTAATGTCTTCGGGTCGCCTCACAAGGGCACAGGACCCATGGATCAGGGGAGCGACGCTCCCGCCGCCGGAACGTCCCGGTTCGGCAACCACGAGCAGGTCGTCTTCTGCCAGGACGAGGCCAGCGGGCTGCGCGCCATCATCGCGATCTACTCCACGGCGCTCGGCCCCGCGCTGGGCGGCACCCGCTTCTACCCGTACGGGTCGGAGGACGAGGCGCTGGCGGACGTGCTGAACCTGTCGCGCGGCATGGCCTACAAGAACGCCCTGGCCGGGCTCGACCACGGCGGCGGCAAGGCGGTCATCATCGGCGACCCGGCGACCGACAAGTCCGAGCCGCTGCTGCGGGCCTACGGGCGGTTCGTCCAGTCGCTGAACGGGCGCTACTTCACCGCCTGCGACGTCGGCACCTACAGCGAGGACATGGACGTCGTGGCGCGCGAGTCCCGGTTCGTCACGGGCCGCACGCGCGAGCACGGGGGCGCCGGGGACTCCTCGATCCTGACCGCGTTCGGCGTCTTCCAGGGCATGCGGGCCGCCGCCGAGACGCTCTGGGGTTCGCCCACCCTGCGCGGCCGGCGCGTCGGCGTCGAGGGCGTCGGCAAGGTCGGCCACCGGCTGGTCGAGCATCTGCGCGAGGACGGCGCCGAGGTCGTGATCTGCGATGTCAGCGAGGCCGCCGTGGAGCGGGTGAAGACCCTGCACCCGGAGGTCGAGGTGGTCGCCGACAACGCCGCCCTCATCCGGGCCGGGCTGGACGTGTACGCTCCGTGCGCGCTCGGCGGCTCCCTGGACGACGACACCGTCCCGGCGCTGACCGCGAAGATGGTGTGCGGCGCCGCCAACAACCAGCTCGCGCACGCGGGCATCGAGAAGCGGCTCGCCGACCGCGGCGTGCTCTACGCCCCCGACTACGTGGTCAACTCCGGCGGCGTGATCCAGGTGGCCGACGAGATCGAGGGCTTCGACTTCGAGCGGGCGCGGTCCCGGGCGAGCGGGATCTTCGAGACCACCCGGCGGATCTTCGCGCTGGCGGCGGAGGAGGGGGTGCCGCCCGCGGTGGCCGCCGACCGGCTCGCCGAGCGCCGGATGTCGGCCGTCGGACGGATCCGCGGCATCTGGCTCTGA